From Triticum urartu cultivar G1812 chromosome 2, Tu2.1, whole genome shotgun sequence, a single genomic window includes:
- the LOC125540803 gene encoding rho GTPase-activating protein 5-like — translation MGEVVLISRSGDGCGAVGERKADHQERQGQQGQVLELLLAALRKSVALPCQMADADDPAGGAAGAGWGMDIGWPTDVRHVAHVTFDRLQGFLGLPVEFELQIPCPAPSASASVFGVSPESMQCGYDDRGNSVPKILLLMQERLYSQDGLKAEGIFRITPENSQEEHVREQLNRGVVPDDIDVHCLASLIKAWFRELPEGVLDSLSPEQVLNCNTEEQCVELVRHIPVTYAALLSWVVELMADVVEEEGSNKMNARNIAMVFAPNMTQMSDPLTALMHAVQVMNLLKTLVLKTLREREEDEGSYSTFSSSPTLSDGLDEVDREHNQGDGNDSGTEKYGDDSSESSKSFDKANNLIMDSEQLIGSSRRHTSFEFRLPCTIDNDEDKYPSLSEIEEGFLRRLEWQDVSKGGDEDEGSIFSTSTKEAEQLSSSESISESCKVSDQTSSTEDAVGTDSIERTMQMETRTETTREMATNAKEVS, via the exons ATGGGCGAGGTGGTGCTCATCTCCCGCTCCGGCGACGGCTGCGGGGCCGTGGGGGAGCGGAAGGCGGACCACCAGGAGCGGCAGGGCCAGCAGGGGCAGGTGCTGGAGCTGCTGCTCGCCGCGCTGCGCAAGTCGGTGGCGCTGCCGTGCCAGATGGCGGACGCGGACGACccggcgggcggcgcggccggTGCGGGCTGGGGGATGGACATCGGCTGGCCCACCGACGTCCGCCACGTCGCGCACGTCACCTTCGACCGCCTCCAGGGCTTCCTCGGCCTCCCCGTCGAGTTCGAGCTCCAGATCCCCTGCCCAGCGCCCAGCGCCAG CGCGAGCGTCTTCGGGGTGTCGCCGGAGTCGATGCAGTGCGGGTACGACGACAGGGGCAACTCCGTCCCCAAGATCCTCCTGCTCATGCAGGAGCGGCTCTACTCTCAGGATGGCCTCAAG GCAGAAGGGATCTTCCGCATCACTCCGGAGAACAGCCAGGAGGAGCATGTCAGGGAGCAGCTGAACAGGGGTGTCGTTCCTGACGACATCGACGTCCACTGCCTCGCTAGCTTGATTAAG GCCTGGTTCAGGGAACTACCCGAAGGTGTGCTTGATAGCCTCTCACCAGAGCAAGTCCTGAACTGCAACACCGAGGAACAATGTGTGGAGCTGGTGAGGCATATTCCTGTAACATATGCTGCACTTCTCAGCTGGGTTGTAGAGCTCATGGCTGATGTTGTCGAAGAAGAGGGGTCAAACAAGATGAATGCACGAAATATCGCAATGGTTTTCGCACCCAATATGACACAG ATGTCAGATCCTCTTACTGCTCTGATGCATGCTGTGCAAGTCATGAACTTGCTCAAGACATTGGTTCTCAAAACACTCAGAGAACGCGAGGAGGATGAAGGATCATATTCGACATTTTCGTCATCGCCAACTTTATCCGATGGACTTGATGAGGTGGATCGTGAGCACAATCAAGGTGATGGCAATGACAGTGGGACTGAGAAATATGGTGATGACAGTAGTGAAAGCTCAAAGAGTTTTGACAAGGCCAACAACCTGATAATGGACAGCGAACAGCTAATTGGTTCGTCCAGGAGGCACACCTCATTTGAGTTTCGTTTGCCTTGCACCATCGACAACGACGAGGATAAATATCCATCGCTTAGCGAGATCGAAGAAGGTTTCTTGAGGAGGCTAGAATGGCAGGATGTGAGCAAAGGAGGCGATGAAGACGAGGGAAGCATCTTCTCTACCTCCACCAAAGAGGCAGAGCAGCTGAGCTCCTCTGAAAGCATAAGTGAGTCTTGCAAGGTAAGTGATCAAACAAGTAGCACTGAAGATGCAGTTGGTACTGATAGCATTGAGCGGACAATGCAAATGGAGACCAGGACCGAAACTACACGCGAGATGGCCACAAATGCCAAAGAAGTGAGCTGA